One Nitrospira defluvii DNA window includes the following coding sequences:
- the rpoN gene encoding RNA polymerase factor sigma-54: MKLRLDLRLSQKLIMTPQLQQAIKLLQLSRLELQQSLQQHLMENPLLDELVAETEEAEETATTEREQPDTTTTVSGEARGEADDKPAESGENAEEFSASSWEDYFDTDMRRGETEYSSSSKEEFPSYEQTVAKSTSLEDHLVWQLSLSGLSDREKAIGRLIIGNLDDDGYLRMTMEELVAGTEYSVAEAESVLQDVQGFDPNGVAARDLSECLLLQLKFLGRSQIGSLGARPGVLKGSVLEAIVLHHLKDLEKKQYNRIAKALNISMDDVFEATRIIEGLEPKPGRPFSNTQNYAIVPDVFVVKNEGVWEVLLNDDGLPRMRISPYYKQLMASGQSGSAETKAYLDDKLRAAQWVIRSIEQRNKTIVKVVSSIVKFQEGFFEQGIQHLKPLVLKQVAEDIGMHESTISRVTANKYMYCPQGMLELKFFFNAGLQRADQPTDMLSSLTVREMIRQLVAAEDARKPLKDEEIAAKLRTQQVLIARRTVAKYRAEDNIPSATQRRKFF; this comes from the coding sequence ATGAAGCTGCGACTGGATCTTCGGCTCAGTCAAAAACTGATCATGACGCCGCAATTGCAGCAGGCGATCAAATTGCTGCAATTGTCACGTTTGGAGCTTCAGCAAAGCCTGCAGCAGCACCTCATGGAAAATCCCTTGCTGGATGAATTGGTCGCAGAGACCGAGGAGGCCGAAGAAACGGCAACGACGGAGCGTGAACAACCTGACACGACGACCACGGTGTCCGGTGAGGCTCGCGGGGAAGCGGATGATAAGCCTGCGGAGAGTGGCGAGAACGCGGAGGAGTTTTCAGCCTCGAGTTGGGAGGATTACTTCGACACGGATATGCGCAGGGGGGAGACCGAGTACAGCTCCTCGTCCAAAGAAGAGTTTCCGTCCTATGAGCAAACCGTCGCGAAATCCACCTCGTTGGAAGATCATCTCGTCTGGCAATTGTCCTTGTCGGGTTTGTCCGATCGGGAGAAGGCAATCGGACGTCTCATCATTGGGAACCTTGACGATGACGGGTATCTGCGGATGACGATGGAAGAACTGGTTGCGGGGACCGAGTACTCCGTAGCGGAAGCGGAGTCGGTACTGCAGGACGTTCAGGGATTCGATCCGAACGGCGTGGCGGCGAGAGACCTCTCAGAGTGCCTGTTGCTTCAGTTGAAGTTCTTGGGACGAAGCCAAATCGGCTCGCTGGGCGCCAGGCCTGGCGTGCTGAAAGGGTCGGTGCTGGAGGCGATCGTGCTTCACCACCTCAAGGATCTGGAGAAGAAGCAATATAATCGCATTGCCAAGGCGTTGAATATCTCTATGGACGATGTGTTCGAAGCGACCCGAATTATCGAGGGGCTCGAACCAAAGCCCGGGCGGCCCTTCTCCAATACCCAGAATTATGCCATCGTGCCGGACGTGTTTGTCGTCAAGAACGAAGGGGTGTGGGAAGTGTTACTCAATGACGACGGCCTCCCGCGTATGCGCATCAGTCCCTATTACAAGCAGCTGATGGCCTCAGGGCAGTCGGGGTCGGCGGAGACCAAGGCCTATTTGGATGATAAGCTGCGCGCAGCTCAATGGGTGATCAGGAGCATCGAGCAGCGCAATAAAACCATCGTCAAGGTCGTCTCCAGTATTGTGAAATTTCAGGAAGGATTTTTCGAGCAGGGGATCCAGCATCTGAAACCGCTCGTGTTGAAGCAGGTGGCGGAAGACATCGGCATGCACGAGTCGACCATCAGCCGGGTCACGGCGAATAAGTATATGTATTGTCCTCAGGGAATGTTGGAACTGAAGTTTTTTTTCAATGCCGGGTTGCAGCGGGCAGACCAGCCGACGGATATGCTGTCGTCGCTCACGGTGCGGGAAATGATTCGTCAACTAGTGGCGGCGGAAGATGCGCGCAAGCCCCTGAAGGATGAAGAGATCGCCGCCAAACTGCGCACGCAGCAGGTATTGATCGCCCGTCGGACCGTCGCCAAGTATCGTGCAGAAGACAATATCCCCTCCGCGACACAACGACGGAAATTTTTCTGA
- a CDS encoding pilus assembly protein PilP, whose amino-acid sequence MNTRVWWNQWIRPVSIGAVVATLVGSSLPVESKTLPHLRQVASMRPADSLKVMPLPEAQKPAPTVDLPAPRAEAAVAQPGDSLSMEFSGTSYDPSGRRDPFLPMIQLGQQAEQDASLPPLQRVGLTELSLIGVLWGNYGYTAMVQTPDGKGYSIRRGTRIGPNNGVVSSITERGIIVQERFTDVYGNKQEREYVKLLHPKEGTE is encoded by the coding sequence GTGAACACACGAGTATGGTGGAATCAGTGGATACGACCGGTGAGTATCGGGGCGGTCGTGGCGACGCTCGTCGGGAGTTCGCTCCCGGTCGAGTCCAAGACGCTTCCGCACTTGCGGCAGGTCGCATCCATGCGGCCAGCCGATTCTCTGAAAGTCATGCCGTTGCCGGAGGCGCAAAAGCCGGCGCCGACTGTCGATCTTCCGGCTCCGCGAGCCGAGGCCGCAGTCGCTCAACCTGGGGATTCGCTGTCGATGGAGTTTTCGGGAACTTCCTATGACCCCTCGGGACGTCGTGATCCGTTCCTGCCGATGATTCAGCTCGGACAGCAGGCGGAGCAAGACGCAAGTCTGCCCCCGCTGCAACGTGTCGGCCTCACGGAATTGAGTTTAATCGGCGTGCTTTGGGGTAATTACGGGTACACGGCTATGGTTCAGACGCCGGACGGCAAGGGGTACAGCATCCGCCGCGGGACGCGAATCGGGCCGAACAACGGCGTGGTTAGTTCAATCACCGAACGAGGCATCATCGTTCAAGAGCGGTTCACGGACGTGTACGGGAATAAACAGGAGCGTGAATACGTGAAGCTCCTGCACCCGAAAGAGGGTACAGAATGA
- the pilM gene encoding type IV pilus assembly protein PilM, producing the protein MLDSLKHLAGMEFLSMFSPQRQLLGLDIGSSSIKLVQIKEHRGHYTLQKFGVKELEPEVIVDGTVMDEGRVVSAIKELLAEQNVKLKQVAVSISGHAVIVKKITLPPMPDEELDAQVKLAAEQYIPFDINEVNLDFYVLPPPENPDEQAEMSIVLVAAKKDKINELTELVKAAGLVPIVMDVDAFAVENMYGVTSPATQDDTTILVNIGASVMNVNIVGGGVSLFTRDIPLGGNRYSEAVQREMGVSFEEAEQLKKSEQDDDHTLAAVMESVNAEVASEIARTIDYFKTTSSDSDIARVLLFGGGAKVKGLAQQLRDRMHLDVEIANTFNEIDTSQCNVDPDQLTEMGPLAAVGVGLALRTVGDR; encoded by the coding sequence ATGCTGGATTCACTGAAGCACCTGGCGGGTATGGAATTCCTGTCGATGTTTTCCCCACAGCGGCAACTACTGGGGCTCGACATCGGTTCGAGCAGCATCAAACTCGTGCAGATCAAAGAGCATCGTGGCCACTACACCCTGCAAAAATTCGGCGTGAAGGAATTGGAGCCCGAGGTGATCGTGGACGGCACGGTCATGGATGAGGGACGAGTCGTGTCGGCCATCAAGGAATTGCTGGCCGAACAGAATGTGAAATTGAAGCAGGTGGCGGTGTCGATTTCCGGCCACGCGGTGATTGTGAAAAAAATCACCCTGCCGCCGATGCCCGATGAAGAGCTGGATGCGCAGGTAAAACTGGCTGCAGAGCAGTACATCCCCTTCGATATCAACGAAGTTAATCTTGATTTTTATGTGTTGCCGCCGCCTGAGAACCCGGACGAGCAAGCGGAAATGTCGATTGTGCTCGTGGCCGCGAAGAAGGACAAAATCAATGAATTGACGGAGTTGGTCAAAGCTGCGGGACTGGTTCCCATCGTCATGGACGTGGATGCCTTCGCGGTGGAAAACATGTACGGCGTGACTTCCCCGGCGACCCAGGACGACACCACGATTCTGGTGAACATCGGAGCCAGCGTCATGAACGTGAATATCGTGGGCGGCGGGGTCTCCCTCTTTACGCGTGACATTCCCCTAGGCGGCAACCGCTATTCTGAAGCGGTGCAACGGGAGATGGGGGTGTCGTTCGAGGAAGCGGAGCAACTCAAGAAAAGCGAGCAGGATGACGATCATACACTTGCGGCCGTGATGGAAAGTGTCAATGCCGAGGTGGCATCGGAGATCGCGCGCACGATCGACTACTTCAAGACGACATCGTCCGACAGTGATATCGCGCGGGTCTTGCTGTTCGGTGGGGGAGCCAAGGTGAAGGGCTTGGCTCAACAGCTTCGCGATCGAATGCATCTGGACGTAGAAATCGCGAATACCTTTAATGAGATCGACACCTCACAGTGCAACGTCGATCCTGATCAGTTGACGGAGATGGGGCCGCTTGCGGCAGTCGGGGTAGGCCTCGCACTGCGGACGGTGGGGGACCGATGA
- the hpf gene encoding ribosome hibernation-promoting factor, HPF/YfiA family: protein MRLMITGRHVAVTPALRDYIETRMERLDRYGLKLGTLQILLSLEKFHHVAEVVGVVQGRRLQAKTSTEEMYASIDEVVDKLGAQLRKLKERKVNHKFGDLPRVRAVTRKAPRSENNGLEIVRPKLEFLTLEEAVDALNASKLGLLMFVNALSGTIQVLQRLPNGRLSLIDPASDRARTSHGRA from the coding sequence ATGCGATTGATGATCACGGGACGACATGTAGCGGTCACCCCTGCGCTGCGGGACTATATCGAAACACGCATGGAGCGGCTCGATCGCTATGGCCTCAAGCTTGGCACGCTGCAAATCCTCCTCAGTCTCGAAAAGTTTCACCATGTTGCTGAGGTGGTGGGCGTCGTACAGGGGCGACGGTTACAGGCGAAGACCTCGACAGAAGAAATGTATGCGTCGATCGACGAGGTGGTCGATAAGCTGGGCGCACAACTGCGAAAGCTGAAGGAGCGGAAGGTCAATCACAAATTCGGCGATTTGCCCCGCGTGCGTGCCGTGACGAGAAAGGCTCCGCGGTCGGAGAACAACGGGCTGGAAATCGTCCGTCCGAAACTTGAGTTCCTGACGTTAGAGGAAGCGGTTGACGCGCTCAACGCATCCAAACTTGGTCTGTTGATGTTCGTGAATGCGTTGTCGGGTACGATCCAGGTGTTGCAGCGATTGCCGAACGGCAGATTGTCTCTGATCGATCCTGCGAGCGATCGTGCTCGCACCTCTCATGGCCGCGCTTAA
- the pilQ gene encoding type IV pilus secretin PilQ, protein MKQTQVGVHPLLSITVMAGILGLAGYVPIVASAETTGLAGFAQAADQQVAAPADSAALDPAHPVAVGQTATMLTKVEAKPEGARFSLVLTGNGVFAHTVKMVGDRRMVLDMPNLQSERQQSQLSIGHALLSRVRFGYHQDKVRLVLDLAQPAEHTIDSTDGRLVLTLAPKASTDAKPADPDAGVMAEPVVVPPSMPVVHKAPKALFRVMPVQLTSESVQKEDRKPEANEVVNGSSRFVGRRISLDFQQADISNVLRLIAEVSGFNIVVGEGVKSKVTMKLANVPWDQALDMLLKMNALGMIRQGNIVWVDTLQNISKQQDEEARAKDSRAKAEPIVTRVFYIRNLNATEVHTSLRQNLSPRGTMTVSAASNALIISDTESKLEVLRQLLDGVDLEVPQVQIEARIVQADTTYTRSLGVQWGIQNVNQLGGASGTSAFKTGTTGPFGAQVSDFLINLPANPGLPSVPGAGFSIGKTDGAMLDVRLSAGELLGLTKVIAAPKITTLDKRDAKIAQGESIPFQTTSLQGTQTTFVDANLELNVTPQITSRDPKEIGKQILMKVRATRNAVGARSNPAGPSIDRREATTQVLVRDGETMVIGGVFVDTQSNNVAGIPYLSRIPVLGWLFKNKTENVSKQELLIFLTPTIVRSAT, encoded by the coding sequence ATGAAACAAACACAGGTTGGTGTTCATCCGCTGCTGAGTATCACCGTGATGGCCGGAATCCTTGGGCTTGCCGGGTATGTACCGATTGTTGCGTCGGCCGAAACGACGGGATTGGCCGGGTTCGCACAGGCCGCCGACCAGCAGGTTGCAGCTCCTGCGGATAGTGCCGCACTAGACCCAGCGCACCCGGTCGCAGTCGGCCAGACTGCCACGATGCTGACCAAGGTCGAAGCCAAGCCTGAGGGCGCGCGATTCTCGCTGGTCCTGACCGGCAACGGAGTGTTTGCGCACACGGTCAAGATGGTCGGAGATCGCCGGATGGTGCTCGATATGCCGAACCTCCAATCTGAGCGGCAGCAGTCCCAACTGTCCATCGGACATGCCCTCTTATCACGGGTGCGGTTCGGGTATCATCAGGATAAGGTGCGGTTGGTGCTTGATCTCGCACAGCCTGCTGAACATACGATTGATTCAACCGACGGACGTCTCGTGTTGACGCTCGCGCCGAAGGCGTCGACCGATGCCAAGCCCGCAGATCCGGATGCCGGTGTGATGGCCGAACCGGTCGTCGTGCCCCCTTCAATGCCGGTGGTTCATAAGGCGCCCAAAGCACTGTTCCGTGTCATGCCGGTGCAATTGACCTCCGAGTCCGTGCAGAAGGAAGACCGAAAGCCGGAGGCCAACGAGGTGGTAAATGGGTCATCGCGGTTCGTCGGACGGCGCATCTCGCTGGATTTTCAGCAGGCCGACATCAGCAATGTCCTGCGACTGATCGCTGAGGTCAGCGGTTTCAATATCGTCGTCGGTGAAGGCGTCAAGAGCAAAGTGACTATGAAGTTGGCCAATGTGCCATGGGATCAGGCGCTCGACATGTTGCTGAAGATGAACGCCCTGGGCATGATTCGCCAAGGCAATATCGTGTGGGTCGATACCCTGCAGAATATTTCGAAACAGCAGGACGAAGAAGCGCGAGCCAAAGACTCCAGAGCCAAGGCCGAGCCGATCGTGACGCGCGTCTTCTACATCCGCAATCTGAACGCCACGGAGGTCCATACGTCGTTGCGACAGAATCTGAGTCCCCGGGGCACAATGACGGTCAGTGCCGCGAGCAACGCGCTGATCATCAGCGACACGGAATCCAAGCTGGAGGTCCTGCGCCAATTGTTGGATGGCGTCGACCTCGAAGTCCCGCAAGTGCAGATTGAGGCCCGGATCGTCCAAGCGGATACGACCTATACGCGTTCACTCGGCGTGCAATGGGGCATTCAGAACGTTAATCAGCTTGGTGGTGCCAGCGGAACCTCCGCGTTCAAGACCGGCACCACCGGACCCTTCGGTGCGCAGGTCTCGGATTTCCTGATCAACCTACCGGCGAATCCCGGTTTGCCGTCTGTGCCTGGTGCCGGATTCTCGATTGGGAAAACCGACGGGGCCATGCTGGATGTGCGATTGTCAGCCGGCGAATTGTTGGGGTTGACCAAGGTGATCGCAGCCCCCAAGATTACGACACTGGATAAGCGAGATGCCAAGATTGCGCAGGGTGAATCTATTCCGTTCCAGACCACGTCGCTGCAAGGAACACAGACCACCTTCGTCGACGCCAATCTTGAGTTGAACGTGACGCCCCAGATCACCTCTCGCGATCCGAAAGAGATCGGAAAGCAGATCCTCATGAAGGTGCGGGCGACCCGGAATGCCGTCGGTGCCCGGAGCAACCCGGCCGGTCCGAGCATCGATCGTCGTGAAGCCACGACCCAGGTGCTGGTCCGTGACGGCGAAACCATGGTGATCGGCGGTGTCTTCGTTGATACCCAATCAAACAACGTCGCCGGAATTCCCTATCTCTCGCGGATCCCGGTATTAGGCTGGCTGTTTAAGAACAAGACCGAGAACGTGTCGAAACAGGAACTCCTGATTTTCCTGACGCCGACGATCGTCCGGTCGGCAACTTGA
- the lptB gene encoding LPS export ABC transporter ATP-binding protein — MKAVNHLSRDTSTVSAGVPERLAASGLVKSFRGRKVVKGVSLDVQAGEVVGLLGPNGAGKTTIFDMMVGLCQPDEGTIALSGSEITDLPMYRRARRGIGYLPQESSVFRRLSVEHNILAILEMLGYSRSERAERVETLLKELDLVHIRKSKAYALSGGERRRLEITRALATNPSFMLLDEPFAGIDPIAVADIQQIIIRLKQRHIGVLITDHNVRETLSITDRAYIINEGTILEAGPPGVIEKSEMARAVYLGEGFRL, encoded by the coding sequence ATGAAGGCCGTGAATCACCTCTCGCGGGACACGAGTACTGTTTCCGCCGGAGTGCCGGAGCGACTGGCTGCCAGCGGGCTCGTGAAGAGTTTTCGCGGACGAAAAGTCGTCAAAGGTGTCTCGCTCGACGTACAGGCCGGTGAGGTGGTTGGACTGCTTGGGCCGAACGGCGCGGGAAAGACTACGATCTTCGATATGATGGTGGGCCTGTGTCAGCCGGATGAGGGGACAATCGCCCTAAGCGGGAGCGAGATTACCGATTTGCCGATGTATCGACGGGCCAGGCGGGGAATCGGCTACCTCCCGCAGGAGTCCTCGGTGTTCCGTCGGTTGTCGGTGGAGCACAATATCCTTGCGATTCTCGAGATGCTGGGATATTCGAGAAGTGAGCGAGCGGAACGAGTAGAAACGTTGCTGAAAGAACTGGATTTGGTGCATATTCGAAAAAGTAAGGCCTATGCATTGTCTGGCGGCGAGCGTCGGCGCCTTGAGATCACCCGAGCTTTGGCAACCAATCCGTCGTTCATGCTGTTGGATGAACCCTTTGCCGGTATTGACCCCATTGCCGTGGCCGATATTCAGCAGATCATCATCCGGCTGAAACAGCGCCACATCGGCGTGTTGATTACGGACCACAATGTGAGGGAAACCTTGTCGATCACCGATCGCGCCTACATCATTAATGAGGGCACGATTCTGGAGGCCGGCCCTCCCGGGGTAATCGAGAAAAGCGAAATGGCCAGGGCCGTGTATTTGGGCGAAGGATTTCGCCTGTAG
- a CDS encoding PilN domain-containing protein: protein MIRINLLATGPRSRKAKPQWDVRAEALIGVGVLLITLTGCWFYASALDEDIQAKQAEKQLKDKQVAQLKEQVKAVQDFEEKKKQLEAKNRIIDQLEKSRTGPVKVLDHVSQSLNPLKVWLVRMNLKGNSVELEGRALTNDDVVEFVNNLRRTDQFGAIKLMESRAGQDNKMNTYQFRLDLSMKG from the coding sequence ATGATTAGAATCAACTTGCTCGCGACTGGACCTCGGTCCAGAAAAGCCAAGCCGCAATGGGATGTCCGGGCCGAGGCATTGATCGGTGTCGGTGTGTTGCTGATCACCCTTACCGGTTGCTGGTTCTATGCGTCGGCGCTGGATGAGGACATCCAGGCCAAGCAGGCGGAGAAGCAACTCAAGGACAAGCAGGTGGCGCAGCTGAAAGAGCAAGTGAAGGCCGTTCAGGACTTCGAAGAAAAGAAAAAGCAACTGGAAGCCAAGAACCGCATTATCGATCAATTGGAAAAAAGTCGAACCGGCCCGGTCAAAGTGTTGGACCACGTCAGCCAGAGCCTGAATCCGTTGAAGGTCTGGTTGGTGCGTATGAATCTCAAAGGCAACAGCGTCGAACTAGAAGGCCGCGCCTTAACCAACGATGATGTGGTTGAATTCGTGAACAACCTCCGCCGGACCGATCAGTTTGGCGCCATCAAGCTGATGGAAAGCCGGGCTGGCCAAGACAACAAGATGAACACCTATCAATTCCGTCTCGACCTGTCGATGAAAGGCTAA
- a CDS encoding MerR family transcriptional regulator encodes MKKVNDVPKKKLYKTNEVCEMFDISRATLFRWEREGLITGPPRDWRNWRLYTVENVEQIKHVMSGGRKEVA; translated from the coding sequence GTGAAGAAAGTGAACGATGTTCCGAAAAAGAAATTGTACAAGACCAATGAGGTCTGCGAGATGTTCGATATCTCGCGCGCGACCCTGTTTCGCTGGGAGCGCGAGGGGTTGATTACGGGACCGCCCCGCGATTGGCGCAACTGGCGCCTCTATACGGTGGAGAACGTCGAACAAATCAAGCATGTGATGAGTGGCGGGCGTAAAGAGGTCGCGTAG
- a CDS encoding type 4a pilus biogenesis protein PilO has product MSLNAISLDSLRSIPTGQKVALLGLLVAAILVGFYFYVVDPKTVELEAVQGQVAQLDTEIQNLTLKVKHLDELVAASKQLEIELAAKKERLPPEEEAVMLLKQVSDLGLRLGLDVRLWKPGVQAEDPSKLFIRMPINVEVAGGYHTAAIFFDRISKLSRIVTVQDVRIGAARVDQGRVVTQTVFDLVAYAAPQEKKPATPAPAAKPK; this is encoded by the coding sequence ATGAGTCTGAATGCAATCAGCTTAGACAGCCTCCGTAGCATTCCGACGGGCCAAAAGGTCGCGCTGCTCGGATTGTTGGTGGCGGCGATTCTGGTGGGATTCTACTTTTACGTGGTCGATCCCAAGACGGTCGAACTGGAGGCCGTTCAAGGGCAAGTGGCGCAGTTGGATACTGAAATCCAGAACCTGACGCTCAAGGTCAAGCACCTGGATGAGTTGGTGGCGGCCAGCAAACAATTGGAAATTGAGCTGGCTGCGAAGAAGGAGCGCCTCCCGCCTGAAGAGGAAGCGGTGATGTTGCTCAAGCAGGTCTCCGATTTAGGGTTGCGTCTGGGGTTGGATGTCCGGCTCTGGAAACCGGGCGTGCAAGCCGAAGATCCATCTAAGTTGTTCATCCGCATGCCCATCAACGTGGAGGTGGCAGGCGGATACCATACGGCTGCGATCTTCTTCGATCGAATCAGCAAGTTGTCCCGCATCGTGACCGTACAAGATGTGCGGATCGGCGCGGCGCGAGTCGATCAAGGTCGCGTGGTCACGCAAACGGTCTTTGATCTGGTCGCGTACGCCGCCCCGCAGGAGAAGAAGCCCGCTACGCCGGCGCCTGCAGCGAAGCCGAAGTGA
- the rapZ gene encoding RNase adapter RapZ: MAALNLVVISGLSGSGKSHALKAFEDAGYFCVDNLPPALLPTFVELCNQQGGEIKNVALGIDIRERVFFGDLAQVLSELKAQGHALQLVFLEAREEVLVRRFSESRRPHPLLPHMPVLEGVRFERERLSELRKHADRVIDTSTLTVHELRDLLIREFRQESTARRMTISLVTFGYKFGVPYDIDLLFDVRFIRNPFFVPELKALTGEDARVQQYVFGDPMTGQLLEHLGKLFGFLIPLYERDQRSYLNIGIGCTGGRHRSVTIALRLQAQFAALGYDVTVMNRDLQKP, from the coding sequence ATGGCCGCGCTTAATCTCGTCGTCATCAGCGGTCTTTCCGGATCCGGAAAGAGCCATGCCCTGAAAGCCTTCGAAGATGCGGGCTACTTTTGCGTCGATAACCTTCCACCGGCATTGCTGCCTACATTTGTCGAACTGTGCAATCAACAGGGAGGGGAGATTAAGAATGTCGCCCTCGGGATCGACATTCGGGAACGGGTGTTCTTCGGTGATTTAGCGCAGGTCCTCAGTGAACTCAAAGCGCAGGGACATGCGTTGCAGTTAGTGTTTCTCGAGGCGCGGGAGGAAGTGCTGGTCCGCCGGTTTTCAGAGAGCCGCCGCCCGCACCCGCTGCTGCCCCATATGCCCGTGTTGGAGGGCGTGAGATTTGAGCGCGAACGTCTCAGCGAACTGCGAAAGCATGCCGACCGTGTGATCGATACCTCCACCCTGACGGTGCATGAGTTACGCGACCTGCTGATCCGCGAATTCCGGCAGGAATCGACCGCCCGTCGCATGACCATCTCCCTTGTGACCTTCGGTTATAAGTTCGGGGTGCCCTACGACATTGATCTGCTCTTCGATGTACGCTTCATTCGAAATCCGTTCTTCGTTCCGGAGTTGAAGGCGCTGACGGGTGAAGATGCCAGAGTCCAGCAATATGTATTTGGCGATCCCATGACCGGTCAACTTCTGGAACATCTGGGGAAACTCTTCGGGTTTCTCATTCCTCTGTACGAGCGGGACCAACGCAGCTACCTCAATATCGGCATCGGCTGTACCGGCGGGAGGCATCGATCCGTGACCATTGCCTTGCGCCTCCAGGCACAATTTGCCGCTCTCGGATATGACGTCACCGTGATGAACCGGGACCTCCAAAAGCCCTAG